TATCTATTTTACTTATATCAGTAACAGGAAGCACTTTTACATTAAAGCTGTACCCTATTTCATCTATATACGTAGTTCCTTCCATATTTAGTTTATATATAAAATCTTTTTTATGTTCTATTATATCTTTCTTTTCAATAATAAATTCATCATAGCTTGTCTTAGCTATAATATTATCAACTAAATTAATACTTTTTCCTGTCCCCCTTTCTAAAAATAGCGTTAATATATCAAGTATATGCTTCTCTGTAATCCCTTGTAAATCACCTTTTATGTCTAAAATACAATTTCTTATTATTCTACGCTGAATACTCTCATGTTCTGCAACAAATTTCTCTCCATCTAGAATTATACTATCTTTTAACTTTTTTTTCACCATACTATTATAGATTTTTTGAGCATATTGTTCTAAAAAATCACTATCAATGGAACAAATCCTAGAAGTTCTCCATAGTGTATCTATTATATTAGGATTAAAATTTTCCTCTATATAAGGGATTAACTCTAATCTTATTTTATTTCTATTATAAATTGGTTCTAAATTAGTCTTATCTATTCTAGTTTTTATGTTTCTCTCTTTTAAATATCTTTCTATTTCTTTCCTTTCTATACCAAGAATAGGTCTTATTATATCACCACTTATATATTCCATACCTTTTAACCCATCTATACCTGTTCCTCTAAAAAACCTCATAAGCAACGTTTCTGCTTGATCATTTTTATTATGGGCTACTGCAATTTTGCCTCCTCCAATTTCATCTAAAATTTCACGAAAAAAATTATATCTTAACTTTCTTCCTGCTTCTTCAGATGAAAGTCCAACCTTTTTTGCATATTCATCCATATTTACAGTTTTAGAATAACATATTAGTCCTAAATTTTTAGCAAGTTGTTCTACAAATAGCTGATCCTCTAAAGCTTCTTTGCCTCTTACTCCATGGTTTAAATGGGCTATATATATATTAAAATCTATAATTTTTTTTATATCCAGTAAAACATATAAAAGGGCCATGGAATCAGGCCCTCCCGATAAACCTAATACTATATTGTCTCCTTCTTCTATCAAATTGTATTTTTTAACCACTTCCAAAACTTTGTCTTTCATAACCTCACCTTTTCTAT
This portion of the Keratinibaculum paraultunense genome encodes:
- the tilS gene encoding tRNA lysidine(34) synthetase TilS; the protein is MKDKVLEVVKKYNLIEEGDNIVLGLSGGPDSMALLYVLLDIKKIIDFNIYIAHLNHGVRGKEALEDQLFVEQLAKNLGLICYSKTVNMDEYAKKVGLSSEEAGRKLRYNFFREILDEIGGGKIAVAHNKNDQAETLLMRFFRGTGIDGLKGMEYISGDIIRPILGIERKEIERYLKERNIKTRIDKTNLEPIYNRNKIRLELIPYIEENFNPNIIDTLWRTSRICSIDSDFLEQYAQKIYNSMVKKKLKDSIILDGEKFVAEHESIQRRIIRNCILDIKGDLQGITEKHILDILTLFLERGTGKSINLVDNIIAKTSYDEFIIEKKDIIEHKKDFIYKLNMEGTTYIDEIGYSFNVKVLPVTDISKIDKNKRFIKYFDYDKIKGDLYVRNRKAGDRFVPYGMKGTKKIKDYFIDEKIPKDKRDNIPILTDDENILWIVGYRSSELYKITPHTKKVLVVSLNKEA